A single region of the Geobacillus subterraneus genome encodes:
- a CDS encoding LTA synthase family protein, with protein sequence MKTIGEKWLNKYRSLPNQYIGFFIFAVLLFWLKTYVAYLAEFNLGISNSMQEFLLFINPVSSAVFFLGLAFLAKETRFYRWLIIINFILSFILYANIVYYRFFSDFITLPTLTQTKNFGDLGGSIWELIRWYDVFYFLDTAILAVIIFSKRFSLPQVRAGRFKKGIVFASAILMFSINLALAEADRPQLLTRTFDRNYIVKYLGVYNYLIYDAIQSMKSSTQRAFANKSDITTVLNHVQATYAEPNPKYFGVAKGKNVIYIHLESLQNFIINYKLHGEEVTPFLNSLTRDPNTFYFDNFFHQTGQGKTSDAEFMLENSLYGLPQGAVFTTKGQNTYHAAPAILRQYGYTSAVFHGNYKSFWNRDEIYKSFGFDHFFDASYYSMKDEDVLNYGLKDKPFFRESIPLLETLKEPFYVKFITLSNHFPYPISEEDATIAPATTGNGSVDRYFQTARYLDEAVKEFFDYLKKSGLYDRSVIILYGDHYGISENHNKAMSQILGKEITPHEHAQLQRVPLFIRVPGVKGGTIHEFGGQIDLLPTLLHLLGIDTKNYVHFGTDLLSPDHQEIIPFRNGDFVTPTVTAVNGKYYDTKTGEPLEETPEIQRLEQIVRTKLDLSDKVVYGDLLRFYTPKGFEPVDPSKYDYNNRESEEGSAQ encoded by the coding sequence GTGAAAACGATTGGGGAAAAGTGGCTAAATAAGTACCGTTCTCTCCCTAACCAATACATTGGTTTTTTTATTTTTGCGGTGCTCTTGTTTTGGCTGAAGACATATGTCGCCTATCTGGCGGAGTTTAACCTTGGCATTAGCAACTCCATGCAGGAGTTTTTGCTGTTTATTAATCCGGTCAGCTCAGCGGTATTTTTCCTTGGGCTGGCGTTCTTGGCGAAGGAAACGCGCTTCTATCGGTGGCTCATTATTATTAATTTCATTTTATCGTTCATCTTATACGCTAATATCGTCTATTATCGCTTTTTCAGCGATTTTATTACATTGCCGACGTTAACGCAAACGAAAAACTTCGGTGATCTAGGTGGAAGCATTTGGGAGCTGATTAGGTGGTATGATGTGTTCTATTTCTTAGACACGGCCATTTTAGCGGTCATCATTTTCTCAAAACGGTTCTCGCTCCCGCAAGTGCGGGCCGGCCGTTTCAAAAAAGGCATTGTATTTGCTTCAGCCATTCTGATGTTCAGCATCAATTTGGCGCTCGCTGAGGCTGACCGCCCGCAACTGTTGACTAGAACGTTTGACCGCAATTACATCGTCAAATATTTAGGTGTATACAACTATCTCATTTACGATGCGATCCAAAGCATGAAGTCGTCGACACAACGGGCGTTTGCGAACAAAAGCGACATCACGACGGTGCTGAACCACGTGCAGGCGACATACGCTGAACCGAATCCGAAATATTTCGGCGTGGCGAAAGGGAAAAATGTGATTTACATTCACTTAGAGTCGCTGCAAAATTTTATCATTAACTACAAGCTGCATGGGGAAGAAGTCACCCCGTTCTTGAACTCGCTCACCCGCGATCCGAATACGTTTTATTTTGATAACTTTTTCCATCAAACCGGACAGGGGAAAACGTCGGACGCGGAGTTTATGTTGGAAAATTCGCTGTACGGCCTGCCACAGGGCGCCGTCTTTACGACAAAAGGGCAAAATACGTACCATGCGGCTCCGGCTATTTTGCGTCAATATGGCTATACAAGCGCCGTTTTCCACGGCAACTACAAATCGTTCTGGAACCGTGATGAAATCTACAAGTCGTTCGGGTTTGATCATTTCTTTGACGCCAGCTACTATAGCATGAAAGACGAAGACGTCTTGAACTACGGGTTGAAAGACAAACCGTTCTTCCGGGAGTCGATCCCGCTGTTAGAGACGTTGAAAGAGCCGTTCTATGTAAAATTTATTACGTTGTCGAACCACTTCCCGTACCCGATCAGCGAAGAAGACGCTACGATCGCACCAGCGACGACGGGGAACGGCTCGGTCGACCGTTATTTCCAAACCGCTCGTTACTTGGATGAGGCTGTCAAAGAGTTCTTTGATTACTTGAAAAAATCCGGTCTGTACGACCGCTCGGTCATCATTTTGTACGGCGACCATTACGGCATTTCCGAAAACCATAACAAAGCCATGTCGCAAATTTTAGGCAAGGAAATTACACCGCATGAGCATGCCCAATTGCAGCGGGTGCCGCTGTTCATTCGCGTTCCGGGTGTCAAAGGCGGCACGATTCACGAGTTCGGCGGCCAAATCGACTTGTTGCCGACGCTGTTGCACTTGCTTGGCATCGATACGAAAAACTACGTCCACTTCGGAACGGACTTGTTGTCGCCGGACCATCAAGAAATCATCCCGTTCCGCAACGGCGACTTTGTCACACCGACAGTTACAGCGGTCAATGGGAAATACTATGATACAAAAACGGGTGAACCACTTGAAGAAACGCCGGAGATTCAACGCCTTGAACAAATCGTCCGCACGAAGCTCGATTTATCGGATAAAGTCGTTTACGGCGATTTGCTCCGGTTCTATACCCCGAAAGGCTTTGAGCCGGTCGACCCGTCAAAATACGACTATAACAACCGCGAAAGCGAAGAGGGAAGCGCTCAATAA
- a CDS encoding DoxX family protein, producing the protein MRSEEFGAFLLRIVTGFIFFAHGWVKWQRGLEAAADSFAAMGLPGWLAYIVTIVELAGGWAMMLGLGTRLMAAAFAVIMVGAIAAVKADAGLLGNGRETGYEFNLALLAMSMYLWLNGSRLWSLDSVVRRPRG; encoded by the coding sequence ATGCGTTCCGAGGAATTCGGCGCCTTTCTGTTGCGAATCGTCACCGGATTCATTTTTTTCGCCCATGGCTGGGTGAAATGGCAGCGAGGGCTCGAGGCGGCAGCTGATTCGTTTGCGGCGATGGGGCTTCCCGGCTGGCTCGCCTACATCGTCACGATTGTCGAACTGGCCGGCGGCTGGGCAATGATGCTCGGCCTCGGCACACGGCTGATGGCTGCGGCGTTTGCCGTCATCATGGTCGGAGCCATCGCCGCGGTGAAAGCCGACGCCGGCTTGCTTGGCAACGGCCGGGAAACAGGCTATGAATTCAATCTCGCCTTGCTTGCCATGTCGATGTATTTATGGCTGAACGGAAGCCGACTTTGGTCGTTGGACTCGGTCGTCAGGCGGCCGCGGGGCTGA
- a CDS encoding DsbA family oxidoreductase: MKIEVWSDFVCPFCYIGKRRLEQALEQFPHRNDVTVVFRSFELDPNAPNETPLTIHEIIAKKYGITVEEAKRANADIGRQAEAVGLTFRFETMKPTNTFDAHRLAQYAKEKGKLDDVVERLFFAYFTESKRMSDRTVLLDIAEAAGLDRSEAEAVLHGGRYTEQVREDEAEAAQLGVRGVPFFVLNGKYALSGAQPVDVFRRALEKVWEEERQDSPLRPLADEGGTCTDGNCSIDESVR; this comes from the coding sequence ATGAAAATTGAAGTATGGTCCGATTTTGTCTGTCCGTTTTGCTATATCGGCAAGCGCCGTTTGGAACAAGCGCTGGAACAGTTTCCACACCGAAACGACGTGACGGTCGTCTTCCGCAGCTTTGAGCTCGACCCGAACGCACCCAATGAGACGCCGTTGACGATCCATGAAATCATTGCCAAAAAATACGGAATTACGGTGGAAGAAGCGAAGCGGGCAAACGCGGATATCGGCAGGCAGGCGGAAGCGGTCGGCTTGACGTTCCGCTTCGAGACGATGAAGCCGACGAATACGTTTGATGCTCATCGCTTGGCGCAATACGCGAAGGAAAAAGGGAAGCTTGATGATGTCGTCGAACGGCTGTTTTTCGCGTATTTCACCGAATCAAAGCGAATGAGCGACCGCACTGTGCTCCTTGACATCGCGGAAGCGGCCGGGCTTGATCGAAGCGAGGCGGAAGCGGTGCTTCATGGCGGCCGCTACACAGAGCAAGTGCGGGAAGACGAGGCAGAAGCGGCCCAGCTCGGTGTCCGCGGTGTACCGTTTTTTGTGCTGAATGGAAAGTATGCCCTTTCCGGGGCTCAGCCGGTCGATGTGTTCCGGCGGGCACTAGAAAAAGTGTGGGAGGAGGAACGGCAAGATTCACCGTTGCGGCCGCTCGCTGACGAAGGCGGGACATGCACAGACGGGAACTGCTCGATCGACGAATCCGTCCGTTAA
- a CDS encoding ROK family protein, with protein sequence MRCFIVFDIGGTYVKHAVMNEHGDFLEKGRYRSERHAFRQFRDDLLKVVRQAQAHYELSGIAISSAGSVDSESGVIGGSSALPCIHGPNFKEVFGGETGLPVELENDANCAALGELWKGAGRGCRDIAFVIVGTGIGGAIVKDGRIHKGAHLHGGEFGYMLMDVRYTNGTIECKTWSELAATSALIRMVAREKGRPETELDGETVFALAEGGDEAAQNAIDRFYFSLAHGIFNLQYAYDPEKIILGGAISNRPDFVDEINKRLSTLLSLVPIAKVRPVVAACQFKNDANLLGALYHYLERRGELTSS encoded by the coding sequence ATGCGTTGCTTTATCGTTTTTGATATTGGCGGTACATATGTGAAACATGCCGTCATGAACGAGCACGGCGATTTTTTAGAAAAAGGGCGTTATCGTTCGGAACGTCATGCCTTTCGCCAATTTCGAGATGATTTGCTGAAGGTCGTCCGCCAAGCCCAAGCGCATTATGAACTTTCCGGCATTGCGATCAGTTCTGCAGGCAGCGTCGACAGCGAAAGCGGTGTCATCGGCGGGAGCAGCGCCTTGCCTTGCATTCACGGTCCCAATTTCAAAGAAGTGTTCGGCGGGGAGACGGGACTGCCGGTTGAGCTGGAAAATGACGCAAATTGCGCCGCGCTCGGTGAGCTTTGGAAAGGAGCGGGGCGGGGCTGCCGCGATATCGCATTTGTCATTGTCGGCACCGGCATCGGCGGGGCAATTGTGAAAGACGGGCGCATTCATAAGGGCGCGCATTTGCACGGCGGGGAGTTTGGTTATATGTTGATGGATGTTCGCTATACAAACGGAACGATTGAATGCAAAACGTGGAGCGAACTGGCAGCGACGAGTGCGCTCATTCGGATGGTGGCTAGGGAAAAGGGGAGACCGGAAACAGAACTAGATGGTGAAACGGTATTTGCGTTGGCCGAGGGGGGCGATGAAGCCGCGCAAAACGCGATCGACCGGTTTTACTTTTCATTGGCCCACGGCATTTTTAACTTGCAATACGCATACGACCCAGAAAAAATCATTTTAGGTGGAGCCATTAGCAACCGCCCTGATTTTGTTGACGAAATTAACAAGCGGCTTTCAACGCTGTTGTCGCTCGTCCCGATCGCGAAAGTCCGACCGGTTGTGGCGGCGTGCCAGTTTAAAAACGACGCGAACTTGCTCGGCGCCTTGTATCATTACTTGGAGCGGCGCGGGGAGCTGACGTCTTCCTAG
- a CDS encoding N-acetylmuramoyl-L-alanine amidase family protein translates to MPKIFIDPGHGGTDTGAVGNGLREKDITLSIALEMRRLLQSEYEGVSVQLSRTKDETVSLDERTERANRWGADLYVSIHVNAGGGTGYEDYIYHELSENSRTARIRDVLHEEVIRATRFRDRGKKKANFHVLRETTMPAVLTENGFIDNEEDVKKLADTEFLRTIARGHVNGLERALGLRKKASAPNNPPPRDPDGGAPNTGRLTRVIVDGTQVGAFVEPENVLRQVEHYLGRAKRIVLEQVEE, encoded by the coding sequence ATGCCGAAAATTTTCATCGACCCCGGCCATGGGGGAACAGACACCGGCGCAGTCGGCAACGGATTGCGGGAGAAGGACATCACGCTGTCCATCGCCCTGGAGATGCGCCGCCTTTTACAAAGTGAGTACGAAGGAGTTTCGGTGCAGTTGAGCCGGACAAAAGATGAAACGGTGTCGCTCGATGAACGGACGGAGCGGGCCAACCGCTGGGGAGCCGATCTATACGTTTCGATCCACGTGAATGCGGGCGGTGGCACGGGATACGAAGATTACATTTACCACGAGCTGTCGGAAAATTCCCGAACGGCCCGCATTCGCGATGTGCTGCATGAAGAAGTGATTCGGGCGACGCGATTCCGTGACCGCGGAAAAAAGAAAGCGAATTTTCATGTGCTAAGGGAGACAACGATGCCTGCGGTGTTGACGGAGAACGGGTTTATCGATAATGAGGAAGACGTAAAAAAATTGGCGGACACCGAATTTTTGCGGACGATTGCCCGCGGTCATGTCAACGGATTAGAACGGGCGCTCGGATTGCGGAAGAAAGCGAGTGCTCCGAACAATCCTCCTCCTAGGGATCCGGACGGGGGTGCACCAAACACCGGACGTTTAACGCGCGTCATCGTTGATGGCACGCAAGTTGGTGCCTTTGTCGAACCGGAAAACGTGTTGCGCCAAGTGGAGCATTATTTAGGAAGAGCGAAGCGGATTGTGCTTGAGCAAGTCGAGGAATGA
- a CDS encoding TrkH family potassium uptake protein, whose product MNTKGKFFDPPKILVSGFALIIFAGALLLMLPIATVDGRGLPFLDALFTATSATCVTGLVVVDTGTTFTLFGQLVILTLIQVGGLGFMTFATLFAFLLGKRISLKERLVLQEALNNLTIEGIVRLVKRIFIFTVIIEGIGGILLSVRFAFDMPLGRAIYFGFFHAISNFNNAGFDLMGEFRSLTGYVDDPVVSLVVPMLIILGGIGFIVMNEVYEYRQTRRFSLHTKVVAMTTAWLLLISMGLILLLEWNNPKTMAPLSLSGKLLSAFYQAVTPRTAGSNTLNIPDLTQPTLFLIIFLMFVGASPGSTGGGIKTTTLATLLGAVWSQVRGKEDVVLYRKRIVYDMVYKSLTVTMSGLFIVMFVTMVLTITESGKDFLMILFEATSAFGTVGLSMGLTPELSPFGKITIILTMFAGRVGPLTIAYAVTLRRQPDPFRYPKGKIMIG is encoded by the coding sequence ATGAATACAAAAGGCAAGTTTTTCGACCCGCCGAAAATTCTCGTGTCGGGATTTGCGCTCATTATTTTCGCCGGGGCGCTGCTTCTTATGCTTCCCATAGCGACTGTTGATGGAAGGGGGCTGCCGTTTTTAGACGCGTTGTTTACGGCGACATCGGCGACGTGTGTAACTGGACTTGTCGTCGTTGATACCGGGACGACGTTTACGTTATTCGGCCAACTCGTCATTTTGACGCTCATTCAAGTCGGCGGACTCGGGTTTATGACGTTTGCCACGTTGTTTGCCTTTTTGCTCGGCAAGCGCATTTCACTAAAAGAGCGGCTCGTGCTGCAAGAGGCGCTGAACAATTTGACGATTGAAGGCATCGTGCGATTGGTGAAACGCATTTTTATTTTCACCGTTATTATTGAAGGCATTGGCGGCATATTGCTTTCTGTTCGGTTTGCGTTTGACATGCCGCTCGGTCGGGCGATCTATTTCGGCTTTTTCCACGCGATTTCAAACTTTAACAACGCGGGCTTCGATTTAATGGGCGAATTTCGCAGCTTGACCGGGTACGTGGACGACCCGGTCGTCAGCCTTGTCGTGCCGATGTTGATCATTTTGGGCGGGATTGGTTTCATCGTCATGAACGAAGTGTACGAATACCGGCAGACGCGTCGTTTTTCTCTCCATACGAAAGTGGTCGCCATGACGACTGCCTGGCTGCTGCTAATCAGCATGGGGTTGATTTTGCTGCTCGAGTGGAACAACCCGAAGACGATGGCGCCGCTGTCGCTATCCGGCAAGTTGTTGTCTGCTTTTTATCAAGCCGTCACCCCGAGAACGGCAGGTTCGAATACGCTTAACATCCCTGATTTGACGCAGCCGACCTTGTTCCTAATCATTTTTCTCATGTTTGTCGGCGCTTCTCCGGGTTCGACGGGCGGCGGGATTAAAACGACGACGTTGGCAACATTGCTTGGTGCGGTTTGGTCACAAGTGCGCGGGAAAGAAGATGTCGTTCTGTATCGGAAACGGATTGTGTATGATATGGTGTACAAGTCGTTGACGGTGACGATGAGCGGGCTGTTTATCGTCATGTTTGTCACGATGGTGCTGACGATTACCGAGAGCGGAAAAGACTTTTTAATGATTTTATTCGAAGCGACATCGGCGTTTGGGACCGTCGGACTGTCGATGGGGTTGACGCCGGAATTGTCCCCCTTCGGCAAAATCACCATCATTTTAACGATGTTTGCCGGCCGGGTCGGCCCGCTGACGATCGCGTACGCGGTTACGCTGCGCCGCCAACCGGACCCGTTCCGCTATCCGAAGGGGAAAATTATGATTGGATAG
- a CDS encoding S8 family peptidase has protein sequence MFGYSIVQLARRHAGRLDRPLRHALVNMYKPMTRIPCIFHRWIERWLRKWRTVSVLIEVSDAEGVEALAKAERDHFRMKMHHHFRHVPLWSATVTPAALEQLLEHPKVKKVYLNRTIKALLNNAVPSANAKHVTVNGTELSGKGVTIAIVDTGIAPHPDLEGRIAAFVDLVNGRTAPYDDNGHGTHCAGDAAGNGRMSDGLYAGPAYEANVVGVKVLDRSGSGTLETIMRGIEWCIDYNKKNPAKRIHIISLSLGGEPQPFPAENDDPLVQVAERAWENGIVVCAAAGNEGPNYGTIASPGISDRIITVGALDDRDTAATRTDDAVAPFSSRGPTEYGVTKPDLVVPGVNIISLRAPRSFLDKMNKQNRVGDYYMTMSGTSMATPICAGIVALLLEAKPSATPDEIKEALKDGADLWKGRDPNVYGAGYVNAKRAVERLLQR, from the coding sequence ATGTTTGGCTATTCAATAGTGCAGTTAGCCCGCCGTCACGCGGGGCGGCTTGACCGTCCTCTCCGCCATGCGCTTGTCAATATGTACAAGCCGATGACACGCATACCGTGCATTTTTCACCGCTGGATCGAGCGCTGGCTGCGGAAATGGCGGACCGTTTCTGTTCTTATCGAGGTCAGCGACGCCGAGGGGGTCGAAGCGCTCGCCAAGGCGGAACGGGATCATTTTCGCATGAAAATGCATCACCATTTCCGTCATGTCCCGCTATGGAGCGCAACAGTGACGCCAGCAGCGCTTGAGCAGCTGCTTGAGCATCCAAAAGTGAAAAAAGTGTATCTTAACCGCACGATCAAGGCGTTATTAAACAACGCGGTGCCATCGGCGAATGCGAAACACGTCACCGTCAATGGAACCGAGCTGAGCGGCAAAGGGGTGACGATTGCGATTGTCGACACCGGCATTGCCCCGCATCCGGATTTAGAGGGGCGGATTGCGGCGTTTGTTGATTTGGTGAATGGACGAACGGCGCCCTATGACGATAACGGGCATGGCACCCACTGCGCCGGCGATGCCGCCGGAAACGGGCGCATGTCAGACGGGTTGTACGCCGGGCCGGCGTATGAGGCGAACGTCGTTGGCGTCAAAGTGCTCGACCGCTCGGGAAGCGGGACGTTAGAAACCATTATGCGCGGTATCGAATGGTGCATCGATTACAACAAGAAAAACCCGGCCAAGCGGATTCATATTATTTCTTTGTCGCTTGGCGGGGAGCCGCAGCCGTTCCCGGCCGAAAACGATGATCCGCTCGTGCAAGTCGCTGAACGGGCATGGGAAAACGGCATCGTCGTCTGTGCGGCGGCAGGAAATGAAGGGCCAAATTATGGGACGATCGCCAGCCCGGGCATTAGTGATCGCATCATTACCGTCGGCGCCCTTGATGACCGTGATACGGCGGCAACGCGCACCGATGATGCGGTGGCGCCGTTTTCGAGCCGGGGGCCGACGGAATATGGGGTGACCAAACCGGATCTCGTCGTCCCTGGGGTCAACATTATTTCACTTCGCGCTCCGCGTTCATTTCTTGACAAGATGAATAAGCAAAACCGGGTCGGTGACTATTATATGACGATGTCCGGCACATCGATGGCGACGCCGATTTGTGCCGGTATTGTAGCTTTACTGCTTGAGGCGAAACCAAGTGCAACGCCGGATGAGATCAAGGAGGCGTTAAAAGACGGCGCCGATTTATGGAAAGGGCGCGACCCGAACGTATATGGGGCGGGTTACGTGAATGCGAAGCGGGCTGTCGAGCGGCTGCTGCAGCGCTAG
- a CDS encoding undecaprenyldiphospho-muramoylpentapeptide beta-N-acetylglucosaminyltransferase: MRKKIVLTGGGTAGHVMVNVALIPKLKEQGWDIVYIGSHQGIEREIIGRIDGVPYYSVSTGKLRRYFDWKNFKDPFHVLKGIWQAYRLIQKEKPAVVFSKGGFVSVPVILGAWLNGVPSVIHESDLTPGLANKIAMPFATKICLTFPETKEHVHADKAVYVGAVVREELKHGRAEQGRMLCQFDGKKPVLLAMGGSLGSKTINDTLRACLPALLSKFDIIHICGKGNVDSSLADQKGYKQFEYVNEELPHLLALADLVVSRAGANAIFELLALRKPMLLIPLSKAASRGDQILNARSFEKAGYAEVLMEENLTNESLQAAIHRLYENKDRYKKNMERSGGTDPLQTLLAVIQDTAR; this comes from the coding sequence TTGCGAAAGAAAATCGTCTTAACCGGCGGCGGCACGGCCGGCCACGTGATGGTCAACGTCGCCCTCATTCCGAAACTGAAAGAGCAAGGATGGGACATCGTCTATATCGGCTCCCATCAAGGAATTGAACGGGAGATCATCGGCCGCATCGACGGCGTCCCGTACTATTCGGTGTCAACCGGAAAACTGCGCCGCTATTTCGATTGGAAAAACTTCAAAGATCCGTTTCACGTCTTAAAAGGGATTTGGCAAGCGTACCGCCTGATCCAAAAAGAAAAGCCAGCGGTCGTGTTTTCCAAAGGCGGGTTCGTCTCCGTTCCTGTCATTCTCGGCGCCTGGCTAAACGGCGTGCCGTCAGTCATCCACGAGTCCGACTTGACGCCCGGACTCGCCAACAAAATCGCCATGCCGTTTGCGACGAAAATTTGTCTCACCTTTCCGGAAACAAAAGAGCACGTCCATGCCGACAAAGCGGTCTACGTCGGCGCCGTCGTCCGTGAAGAACTGAAGCACGGACGCGCGGAACAAGGGCGGATGCTTTGCCAGTTTGATGGCAAAAAACCGGTGCTGCTCGCCATGGGCGGCAGCTTAGGCTCAAAAACGATCAACGATACGCTGCGCGCCTGCCTGCCCGCGCTGCTTAGCAAGTTTGACATCATCCACATTTGCGGCAAAGGCAACGTCGATTCAAGCCTTGCTGACCAAAAAGGATACAAACAGTTCGAATACGTTAACGAAGAGCTGCCCCATCTGTTGGCCCTGGCCGATCTCGTCGTCTCCCGCGCCGGTGCGAACGCCATTTTCGAACTGCTCGCCTTGCGCAAGCCGATGCTGCTCATTCCGCTCTCCAAAGCAGCAAGCCGCGGCGACCAAATTTTAAACGCCCGCTCATTTGAAAAAGCGGGCTATGCGGAAGTGCTGATGGAAGAGAACTTGACGAACGAATCGCTGCAAGCGGCCATTCACCGCCTGTACGAAAACAAGGACCGCTACAAGAAAAACATGGAGCGGTCCGGCGGCACCGATCCGCTGCAAACGCTTCTTGCCGTCATTCAAGACACCGCCCGCTGA
- a CDS encoding spore coat protein, which yields MHGHMHGHRHLAWHETLELHELIAFQANALMKMKKAVGNIDCPELKRLYVETIQGLEMNVRELLAFIPSAPMMEETRDPDDGERALHAGDLLGFAKTSVRNYAAAITETATPVLRKTFVKHLLKAIETHEKAFNYMYERNYYPAYDLVQLLHNDVRNAQKALSMGYER from the coding sequence ATGCACGGGCATATGCACGGCCATCGCCATTTAGCTTGGCATGAAACGTTGGAGCTGCATGAACTCATTGCTTTTCAAGCGAATGCGCTTATGAAAATGAAAAAGGCCGTCGGCAACATCGATTGTCCGGAGTTGAAAAGGCTGTATGTCGAGACGATTCAAGGGTTGGAGATGAACGTGCGCGAGCTGCTAGCCTTTATTCCGTCTGCTCCAATGATGGAGGAAACACGCGATCCTGATGATGGCGAGCGCGCTTTGCATGCGGGTGACTTGCTTGGTTTTGCGAAAACGTCTGTGCGCAACTATGCCGCGGCCATTACGGAAACGGCGACCCCGGTGTTGCGTAAAACGTTTGTGAAGCATTTGCTAAAGGCGATCGAAACGCACGAAAAGGCGTTCAATTACATGTACGAGCGCAACTACTACCCAGCGTATGATCTTGTCCAGCTTCTTCACAATGATGTCCGAAACGCCCAAAAGGCGTTGTCGATGGGATATGAACGATAA
- a CDS encoding undecaprenyl-diphosphate phosphatase, whose amino-acid sequence MHWIELLKAVILGMVEGLTEFAPVSSTGHMIIVDDLWLKSTEFLGKYAANTFKVVIQLGSILAAVVVFKDRFLDLLGVRGRHPGGKPRLTLLHVIIGLLPAGVLGVLFEDYIDEHLFSTQTVLIGLVLGALLMIAADQFAKKAARAQTVDQITYKQAFLVGLVQCLSLWPGFSRSGSTIAGGVLVGMSHRAAADFTFIMAVPIMAGASGLSLLKNWQYVSAADIPFFIAGFLSAFVFALLAIRFFLRLINRIRLVPFAVYRIVLAVVIYFLYF is encoded by the coding sequence ATGCACTGGATTGAGCTGTTAAAGGCTGTCATTTTAGGAATGGTGGAAGGGTTGACGGAGTTTGCCCCCGTTTCTTCGACCGGCCATATGATTATTGTCGATGATCTTTGGTTGAAATCAACGGAGTTTTTAGGCAAATACGCGGCCAATACGTTTAAAGTCGTCATCCAGCTCGGCTCCATTTTAGCCGCTGTCGTCGTGTTCAAAGACCGGTTTTTGGACTTGTTAGGTGTTCGCGGCCGCCATCCCGGCGGGAAGCCGCGGCTGACGCTGCTTCACGTCATCATCGGTCTGCTCCCGGCCGGGGTGCTTGGTGTGTTGTTTGAAGACTATATTGATGAACATTTGTTTTCGACGCAAACGGTGCTCATCGGTCTTGTGCTTGGCGCGCTGTTGATGATTGCTGCCGACCAATTCGCCAAAAAGGCGGCGCGGGCGCAGACGGTCGACCAAATCACGTACAAGCAGGCGTTTCTTGTCGGGTTAGTGCAATGTTTGTCCTTATGGCCGGGCTTTTCCCGCTCCGGCTCGACGATCGCCGGCGGGGTGCTTGTCGGCATGAGCCATCGCGCTGCAGCGGATTTCACGTTTATTATGGCTGTTCCGATCATGGCCGGGGCAAGCGGGCTGTCGCTCTTGAAAAACTGGCAATATGTCAGCGCTGCCGACATCCCGTTTTTCATTGCGGGCTTTTTGAGCGCCTTCGTCTTCGCTTTGCTTGCGATCCGCTTTTTCCTGCGGCTCATCAATCGCATCCGCCTCGTGCCGTTTGCGGTGTACCGGATTGTGCTCGCAGTTGTCATTTATTTCCTGTACTTCTAG